One Pseudomonas sp. MH9.2 DNA segment encodes these proteins:
- a CDS encoding peptidylprolyl isomerase yields MLKKIVLAACSVLFAANLMAAQPTAKPTHVLLTTDMGEIVIELEDTKAPISTQNFLGYVDSGFYANTIFHRVIPGFMIQGGGFNQYMVQKPTKDPIKNEANNGLHNVRGTIAMARTSDVNSATSQFFINHKDNDMLDNGARDFGYAVFGKVIKGMDVVDQIAQTPTSTQKGMQNVPSTPVLIKSAKRID; encoded by the coding sequence ATGCTGAAAAAAATCGTCCTCGCCGCTTGTTCCGTGCTGTTCGCCGCCAATCTGATGGCCGCACAACCGACCGCCAAGCCGACCCACGTGCTGCTGACCACCGACATGGGCGAGATCGTCATCGAGCTTGAAGACACCAAGGCGCCGATCAGCACCCAGAACTTCCTGGGCTATGTCGACAGCGGCTTCTACGCCAACACCATCTTTCACCGGGTCATTCCGGGCTTCATGATTCAGGGCGGCGGGTTTAATCAGTACATGGTACAAAAACCGACCAAAGACCCGATCAAGAACGAAGCCAACAACGGCCTGCACAACGTGCGCGGCACGATCGCAATGGCGCGGACGTCGGACGTAAACTCGGCCACTAGCCAGTTTTTCATCAACCACAAAGACAATGACATGCTCGACAACGGCGCTCGCGACTTCGGTTATGCGGTGTTCGGTAAAGTCATCAAAGGCATGGACGTGGTCGACCAGATCGCTCAGACGCCTACCAGCACCCAAAAAGGCATGCAAAACGTACCCTCAACCCCTGTGTTGATTAAGTCAGCCAAACGTATCGACTAA
- a CDS encoding FMN-dependent NADH-azoreductase produces MSRVLIIESSARQQDSVSRQLTQQFISQWQVAHPADQITVRDLAINPVPHLDSTLLGGWMKPAEQRNETEQLALERSTQLTDELVAADVLVLAAPMYNFAIPSTLKAWFDHVLRAGVTFKYGETGPQGLLIGKRAYVLTARGGIYAGSSLDHQEPYLRQVLGFVGIHDVTFIHAEGLNMGGDFLEKGLNQAKAKLAQVA; encoded by the coding sequence ATGTCCCGCGTACTGATCATTGAAAGCAGCGCCCGCCAGCAAGACTCGGTCTCACGCCAATTGACCCAGCAATTCATCAGCCAATGGCAGGTTGCGCATCCGGCGGATCAGATAACCGTGCGTGACCTGGCGATCAACCCTGTGCCGCATCTGGATTCAACCTTGCTCGGAGGCTGGATGAAACCAGCCGAGCAACGCAATGAAACCGAGCAACTGGCCCTTGAGCGCTCCACTCAGCTGACGGATGAACTGGTCGCAGCCGATGTGTTGGTGTTGGCCGCGCCCATGTACAACTTTGCGATCCCCAGCACCCTCAAAGCCTGGTTCGACCATGTGCTGCGTGCTGGCGTGACCTTTAAATACGGCGAGACAGGTCCTCAGGGGCTGCTCATCGGCAAACGTGCCTATGTGTTGACCGCTCGTGGCGGTATCTATGCGGGCAGCAGCCTCGACCATCAGGAGCCCTACCTGCGTCAAGTGCTCGGTTTTGTCGGCATCCACGACGTCACCTTCATCCACGCCGAAGGCCTGAACATGGGCGGTGACTTCCTCGAGAAAGGCCTGAATCAGGCCAAAGCAAAACTCGCCCAGGTCGCCTGA
- a CDS encoding beta-ketoacyl-ACP synthase III, which translates to MYNVVISGTGLYTPANSISNDELVQSFNAYVALFNAENASAIERGDVQALTESSAAFIERASGIKSRFVMDKEGILDPLRMAPRLPERSNDEWSILCQMGVAAAEQALQRAGKTAADIDGVIVACSNLQRAYPAISIEIQEALGVQGFGFDMNVACSSATFGIQQACNTVKLGQARAVLVISPEICTGHLNFRDRDSHFIFGDAATAVVIERADLATSPHQFDIVSTKLLTKFSNNIRNNFGFLNRAAEEGIGAPDKLFVQEGRKVFRDVCPMVAELIGTHLQENALDVRDIKRFWLHQANLSMNHLIVKKLLGREASLEEAPVILDTYANTSSAGSVIALHTYQDDLPSGALGVLSSFGAGYSIGSVILRKH; encoded by the coding sequence GTGTATAACGTCGTCATCAGTGGCACTGGCCTGTATACCCCGGCCAACAGCATTTCCAACGATGAGCTGGTGCAGTCCTTCAATGCCTATGTCGCCCTGTTCAATGCCGAAAACGCGTCAGCGATTGAGCGTGGAGACGTTCAGGCGCTGACAGAGTCGAGCGCAGCTTTTATCGAAAGAGCATCCGGCATCAAAAGCCGTTTCGTCATGGACAAGGAAGGCATTCTCGATCCGCTGCGCATGGCGCCGCGTTTGCCAGAGCGCTCCAATGACGAGTGGTCGATCCTCTGCCAGATGGGCGTCGCTGCCGCCGAACAAGCCTTGCAACGTGCAGGCAAAACCGCTGCCGATATCGACGGCGTGATTGTCGCCTGCTCCAACCTGCAACGTGCTTATCCGGCGATCTCTATCGAAATTCAGGAAGCGCTGGGTGTCCAGGGTTTCGGCTTTGACATGAATGTTGCTTGTTCGTCCGCGACGTTCGGCATCCAGCAAGCGTGCAACACCGTTAAGTTGGGCCAGGCCCGGGCGGTATTGGTCATAAGCCCGGAAATCTGCACCGGCCACCTGAATTTCCGTGACCGCGACAGCCACTTTATCTTCGGCGACGCCGCTACGGCGGTGGTGATTGAACGCGCGGACCTGGCGACCTCACCGCATCAGTTCGACATTGTCAGTACCAAACTGCTGACCAAATTCTCCAACAATATTCGTAACAACTTCGGCTTCCTCAATCGCGCGGCAGAAGAGGGCATCGGTGCCCCGGACAAGCTGTTCGTTCAGGAAGGCCGCAAAGTGTTCCGTGACGTGTGCCCGATGGTGGCAGAGCTGATCGGCACCCATTTGCAGGAAAACGCTCTGGACGTCAGGGACATCAAACGTTTCTGGTTGCATCAAGCCAACCTCAGCATGAACCACTTGATTGTGAAAAAACTGCTGGGCCGCGAAGCCTCGCTGGAAGAGGCGCCAGTGATTCTCGACACTTACGCCAATACCAGCTCGGCCGGTTCAGTGATCGCGCTGCACACATACCAAGACGACTTGCCGAGTGGCGCACTGGGCGTGCTCAGCTCGTTCGGTGCTGGCTACTCAATCGGCAGCGTAATTCTGCGTAAGCATTGA
- a CDS encoding alpha/beta hydrolase — MAFFEHDGCSLHYEEYGQGSPLLLVHGLGSSCQDWEYQIPTLAARYRVIVMDMRGHGRSDKPNERYSIPGFAADVEALIEHLQLGPVHLVGLSMGGMIGFQLAVDHPSLLKSLCIVNSAPQVKLKTANDGLQWAKRWGLGRLFSMSAIGKGLGQTLFPKPEQADLRNKIAERWGQNDKRAYLASFDAIVGWGVQEKLSRISCPTLIVSADHDYTPVALKEAYVGLIRQARLVVIKDSRHATPLDQPEAFNRELLAFVDDAEAASGR; from the coding sequence ATGGCCTTTTTTGAGCATGACGGCTGTTCATTGCACTACGAAGAATATGGTCAGGGTTCGCCGCTGCTATTGGTGCACGGCCTGGGTTCAAGCTGCCAGGACTGGGAATACCAGATCCCGACCCTGGCCGCGCGCTACCGCGTCATTGTCATGGACATGCGCGGCCACGGTCGCTCCGACAAGCCCAACGAGCGCTACAGCATTCCCGGTTTCGCCGCCGACGTCGAAGCGCTGATTGAACATTTGCAGCTGGGGCCGGTGCACCTGGTCGGATTGTCGATGGGCGGTATGATCGGCTTTCAATTGGCGGTCGATCACCCGTCCTTGCTCAAAAGCCTGTGCATCGTGAACAGCGCGCCACAAGTCAAACTCAAAACCGCCAACGACGGCTTGCAATGGGCTAAACGCTGGGGCCTGGGGCGGCTGTTCAGCATGTCCGCCATCGGCAAGGGCCTGGGCCAGACCCTGTTCCCCAAACCCGAGCAAGCCGACCTGCGCAACAAAATCGCCGAGCGCTGGGGGCAAAACGACAAACGCGCTTATCTCGCCAGTTTCGATGCCATCGTCGGTTGGGGCGTGCAGGAAAAACTGTCACGAATCAGTTGCCCGACCCTGATCGTCAGCGCTGATCACGATTACACCCCGGTGGCCTTGAAAGAAGCTTACGTGGGCCTGATCCGCCAGGCTCGACTGGTGGTGATCAAGGACTCCCGGCACGCCACGCCGCTGGATCAACCTGAAGCATTCAACCGGGAACTGCTGGCATTTGTCGATGACGCTGAAGCGGCTTCAGGGCGATGA
- a CDS encoding GNAT family N-acetyltransferase, with the protein MPLQRLDSLSALAPELWDALVPTAQPFLRHAFLSSLEDSGSLGPHSGWRAEHLLHYENGQLIAALPSYRKWHSYGEYVFDHAWADACKRAGIDYYPKLLVAVPFSPVSGPRLLSATPEAGIELLASLPGYIEIEKLSSVHINFTDPVADTLLAEQQGWLQRLGCQFHWQNRGYRDFQDFLDALSSRKRKQMRKEREQVAGQGIEFEWLEGHQLSEAQWDFVYACYANTYAVRRQTPYLTREFFSLLAERMPEAIRVVLAKQGSRPVAMAFSLIGGDSFYGRYWGCLAEFDRLHFETCFYQGMDYAIAHGVQRFDAGAQGEHKLIRGFEPVITHSWHYLAHPGLKAAVSDFLDQESEGILAYAEEARAALPYRQD; encoded by the coding sequence ATGCCGCTACAACGTTTGGACAGCCTTTCAGCGCTGGCACCTGAGCTGTGGGATGCCTTGGTGCCCACTGCCCAGCCTTTTTTACGCCACGCCTTCCTCAGCTCACTGGAAGACAGCGGCAGCCTCGGCCCACATTCAGGTTGGCGAGCAGAACACTTGCTGCACTACGAAAACGGCCAACTGATTGCGGCGCTGCCCAGCTACCGTAAATGGCATTCCTATGGCGAGTACGTGTTTGACCACGCGTGGGCCGATGCCTGCAAACGCGCCGGTATCGACTATTACCCGAAGCTGTTGGTCGCCGTGCCGTTCAGCCCGGTGAGCGGGCCGCGTTTGCTCTCGGCGACCCCGGAAGCCGGGATTGAGCTATTGGCGAGCCTGCCCGGTTATATCGAAATCGAAAAGCTGTCGAGCGTGCACATCAACTTCACCGATCCGGTGGCCGATACCTTGCTGGCGGAACAGCAGGGTTGGTTGCAGCGGCTGGGTTGCCAGTTTCATTGGCAGAATCGTGGTTATCGCGACTTCCAGGACTTTCTCGACGCCTTGAGTTCCCGTAAGCGTAAGCAGATGCGCAAAGAACGCGAACAAGTGGCGGGGCAGGGCATTGAGTTCGAATGGCTCGAAGGCCATCAACTGAGCGAAGCGCAATGGGACTTCGTGTATGCCTGCTATGCCAACACCTATGCAGTACGTCGACAAACGCCGTACCTGACCCGCGAGTTCTTCAGCCTCCTGGCAGAGCGTATGCCCGAAGCGATCCGAGTGGTCTTGGCCAAGCAAGGCTCAAGGCCGGTGGCGATGGCGTTCAGCCTGATTGGCGGCGACAGTTTCTATGGGCGCTACTGGGGGTGTCTGGCCGAGTTCGACCGGCTGCACTTCGAGACCTGCTTTTACCAAGGCATGGATTACGCGATTGCCCATGGGGTGCAGCGTTTTGATGCCGGCGCTCAGGGCGAACACAAGTTGATTCGAGGCTTTGAACCGGTCATCACCCACTCCTGGCATTACCTGGCGCATCCAGGGTTGAAGGCGGCGGTCAGCGACTTCCTCGACCAGGAGAGCGAAGGCATCCTGGCCTACGCCGAAGAGGCTCGAGCAGCGTTGCCGTATCGGCAGGATTGA
- a CDS encoding 3-phosphoglycerate kinase, which yields MKKFCCVLLALLPVTAFAYPIDVEKEYNGAQVDYTSHDTDYDMGAITLHNYGASDAQCTVVFSNGPEAPRTRRVQIPPKSSVDVSAKFSRSIIKLRIKLTCAPK from the coding sequence ATGAAAAAATTCTGTTGTGTGTTGTTGGCATTGTTGCCCGTCACTGCTTTCGCGTATCCGATTGACGTGGAAAAGGAATACAACGGTGCCCAGGTCGACTACACAAGCCACGATACCGACTACGACATGGGCGCTATTACGCTGCACAACTATGGTGCTTCTGATGCGCAGTGCACGGTGGTGTTCAGCAATGGCCCCGAAGCACCACGTACTCGGCGGGTGCAGATCCCTCCTAAAAGCAGTGTGGATGTCTCAGCCAAGTTCAGCCGCAGCATCATCAAACTGCGGATCAAGCTGACCTGCGCGCCTAAATAG
- a CDS encoding ABC transporter ATP-binding protein — MFYRRFEQLIDIFRDAPTAAPPNQVLPFYIYYLRQVWPSFAALLVVGLIGALIEVALFSYLSRIIDLAQGTPNADFFSVHSTELIWMAVVALVFRPIFVGLHDLLVHQTISPGMTSMIRWQNHSYVLKQSLNFFQNDFAGRIAQRIMQTGNSLRDSAVQAVDALWHVLIYAIGSLVLFAEADWRLMIPLLAWIACYILALCYFVPRVKERSVVSSEARSKLMGRIVDGYTNITTLKLFAHTNFEQQYAREAIREQTEKSQLAGRVVTSMDTVITTMNGVLIVSTTGLALWLWTQSSISVGAIALATGLAIRIVNMSGWIMWVVNGIFENIGMVQDGLQTIAQPVSVTDRESAPALKVERGGVKFEHVDFHYGKSSGIIHGLNLDIKPGEKIGLIGPSGAGKSTLVNLLLRLYDLQGGQILVDGQDISHVAQESLRERIGMITQDTSLLHRSIRDNLLYGKPDATDAELWEAVRKARADEFIPLLSDAEGRTGFDAHVGERGVKLSGGQRQRIAIARVLLKDAPILIMDEATSALDSEVEAAIQESLETLMQGKTVIAIAHRLSTIARMDRLVVLEKGQIAESGTHAELLAHGGLYARLWQHQTGGFVGID; from the coding sequence ATGTTCTATCGTCGTTTTGAACAACTGATCGATATTTTCCGCGACGCCCCCACTGCCGCCCCACCGAACCAAGTCCTGCCGTTTTACATCTATTACCTGCGTCAGGTCTGGCCGAGTTTCGCCGCGTTGTTGGTGGTCGGGCTGATTGGCGCCCTGATCGAAGTCGCGCTGTTCAGTTACCTGAGCCGGATCATCGACCTGGCCCAAGGCACCCCCAATGCCGATTTCTTCAGTGTGCACAGCACTGAGCTGATCTGGATGGCCGTGGTTGCGCTGGTGTTCCGACCGATCTTCGTCGGCCTGCACGACCTGCTGGTGCATCAGACCATCAGTCCTGGCATGACCAGCATGATTCGCTGGCAGAACCACAGCTATGTGCTCAAACAGAGCCTCAACTTTTTCCAGAACGACTTCGCCGGACGCATCGCCCAGCGGATCATGCAGACCGGTAACTCGCTACGTGATTCTGCGGTGCAAGCGGTGGACGCGTTGTGGCATGTGCTGATCTACGCCATCGGCTCGCTGGTGCTGTTCGCCGAAGCCGACTGGCGCCTGATGATCCCGCTGTTGGCCTGGATCGCCTGCTACATCCTCGCCCTGTGCTACTTCGTGCCGAGAGTCAAAGAACGCTCGGTGGTGTCGTCGGAGGCCCGCTCCAAGCTGATGGGTCGGATTGTCGACGGCTACACCAACATCACCACCCTCAAACTGTTCGCTCACACTAATTTCGAGCAGCAATACGCTCGGGAAGCGATCAGAGAACAGACCGAAAAAAGCCAACTGGCCGGTCGGGTGGTCACGTCCATGGACACGGTGATCACCACCATGAACGGGGTGTTGATCGTCAGCACCACCGGCCTGGCGCTGTGGTTGTGGACTCAATCCTCGATTTCGGTCGGCGCCATTGCCCTGGCAACCGGGCTGGCGATCCGCATCGTCAACATGTCCGGCTGGATCATGTGGGTGGTCAACGGCATTTTCGAGAACATCGGCATGGTCCAGGACGGCCTGCAAACCATTGCTCAACCGGTCAGCGTCACCGACCGCGAGTCAGCGCCTGCATTGAAGGTCGAGCGCGGCGGTGTGAAGTTCGAGCATGTCGATTTCCACTACGGCAAAAGCAGCGGCATCATCCACGGCCTGAATCTGGACATCAAACCCGGTGAAAAAATCGGCTTGATCGGGCCATCCGGCGCGGGCAAATCAACGTTGGTCAACCTGCTCCTGCGCCTGTATGACCTACAAGGCGGGCAGATTCTGGTCGATGGGCAGGACATTTCTCACGTTGCCCAGGAAAGCCTGCGCGAACGCATTGGCATGATCACCCAGGACACCTCGCTACTGCACCGTTCAATCCGTGACAACTTGCTCTATGGCAAACCCGACGCCACCGATGCAGAACTGTGGGAAGCGGTGCGCAAGGCTCGCGCCGATGAGTTTATTCCACTGCTATCCGACGCTGAAGGCCGCACAGGCTTCGACGCGCATGTCGGCGAGCGCGGGGTCAAACTGTCGGGTGGTCAACGGCAGCGGATCGCTATTGCCCGCGTACTGCTCAAGGACGCGCCCATCCTGATCATGGACGAGGCGACCTCAGCCCTGGATTCGGAGGTTGAAGCGGCGATCCAGGAAAGTCTGGAAACCCTGATGCAAGGCAAAACGGTGATCGCCATCGCCCACCGGCTCTCGACTATCGCCCGCATGGACCGCCTGGTGGTTCTGGAAAAAGGCCAGATCGCCGAGAGCGGCACCCATGCTGAATTGCTGGCCCATGGCGGCCTGTATGCGCGGCTGTGGCAGCATCAGACTGGTGGGTTTGTCGGAATTGATTGA
- a CDS encoding LysR family transcriptional regulator → MKAPRVTLDQWRTLQAVVDHGGFAQAAEALHRSQSSVSYTVARMQDQLGVPLLRIDGRKAVLTDAGGVLLRRSRQLVKQASQLEDLAHHMEQGWEAEVRLVVDAAYPNARLVRALTAFMPQSRGCRVRLREEVLSGVEEVLLEGVADLAISGFSIPGYLGTEMSAVEFVAVAHPEHPLHQMNRELNFQDLESHLQVVIRDSGRQQPRDVGWLGAEQRWTVGSLATAATFVSSGLGFAWLPRHVIERELQEGTLKALPLDQGGSRHPVFYLYSSKDKSLGPATQILIDLIRTFDTAPLSAAFAAPQQA, encoded by the coding sequence ATGAAAGCGCCCCGCGTGACCCTGGATCAATGGCGGACACTGCAAGCGGTGGTCGACCACGGTGGCTTCGCCCAAGCGGCCGAAGCCTTGCACCGCTCACAGTCTTCCGTGAGCTACACCGTGGCCCGGATGCAAGACCAGCTTGGCGTGCCGTTATTGCGTATCGACGGGCGTAAAGCGGTGTTGACCGACGCTGGCGGGGTGCTCTTGCGTCGCTCCCGGCAGTTGGTCAAGCAGGCCAGCCAACTGGAGGACCTGGCCCACCATATGGAACAAGGCTGGGAGGCAGAGGTACGGCTAGTGGTCGATGCAGCCTACCCTAACGCGCGACTGGTGCGTGCCTTGACCGCGTTCATGCCGCAAAGCCGTGGCTGCCGCGTGCGGTTACGCGAGGAAGTGTTGTCCGGGGTCGAAGAAGTGCTCCTTGAAGGCGTCGCCGATCTGGCCATTAGCGGCTTCAGTATCCCTGGGTACCTGGGGACCGAAATGAGCGCCGTCGAGTTCGTCGCCGTCGCTCACCCTGAGCACCCGCTGCATCAAATGAATCGCGAGTTGAATTTCCAGGACCTGGAAAGTCACCTGCAAGTCGTGATCCGCGACTCCGGCCGTCAACAGCCCCGCGACGTCGGCTGGCTGGGCGCTGAACAACGCTGGACGGTTGGTAGCCTAGCAACCGCCGCAACCTTCGTCAGCAGCGGTTTGGGCTTCGCCTGGCTGCCACGGCACGTGATCGAGCGTGAACTCCAGGAAGGCACACTCAAAGCCCTGCCGCTGGATCAAGGCGGCAGCCGTCATCCGGTGTTCTATCTTTACTCGAGCAAGGACAAATCGCTGGGGCCCGCGACGCAGATTCTGATCGACCTGATCCGCACCTTCGACACGGCCCCGCTGAGCGCCGCATTTGCGGCCCCACAACAAGCCTGA